TTTTCCTGGAAGAAAAGATCCAGGTCAAGTATTTCATTTGCTTTACGGGTTGTGTAAGGACATACATAGCCCCCCCGCGTGAAGGCAATTATCCTGTGATCTATGCAGGCTATGCGTACGTTGTACCCGTTCATCTTCTCTTCTACAGCCACATCTTTCCTGGTGAAATGTTTCTCCAATGCTGGTTTAAGCAATAAAGTTCTTCTTATCTTGGGGAAACCCCTTATGACCTCTATTTCCTCCCCCATTAGGACCACGGTCCCCGCTTCCACTGATCCTACTCCTTTTCTAAACTGAATGGCTTCCAGGTTATGTTTCTGGTAATTTTTTACAGTTCCCTTCCAGTAAGCTTCTTCCAATCTCTGAGAGGGTACATTAAGTAGTTGAGATACTTCTTCCTGGGCCAGTAAATCAGGGATGTTTTTTTCTCTCATAATAATAACATATGTTTGAATTATCCATTATGAAACTTTATATTCTAAAAAAAAGTTAAAAAGGGGAGATTTAACCCCTAACTGTGTTCTTCTAATATTTCAATCAGACTTTTCCAGTTCAACTATCAGTTTCAGGATGTCAGTCTTGGTGATGATACCAGTCATGCCCTGGTCATCCACCACTGGAAGGCCACTGAAGTTATTATCCAGCATGATAAGTGCTATTTCAGATATTGTACTTTCTTCGGATATCGTTTTGACGTTTTGGACCATTACATCCTCCACCAACAGATTTCTTATCCTGGCAGGTTTGTATTTATCTGGAACAACCTTACGGAAGGACATCATTGCCAGGGCTATGTCCTTGGCAGTTATCATCCCCTGAAGTTGTCCCTCTTCAGTTACAGGTAATCTACCAATCCCCTTATCTATTATGATCCTTCTGGCGTGAACCAGACGATCCTGTGGTCCGATGGTGGTTATGCTGGTATGCATCCTTTCTTTAACAGTTATGTCATTGAAAGGTCTGCCCTGGCATGTTTCCAAAAAATCGGTTTTGGTGATCATACCTATGATCTGGTTGCCATCCATGACAGTCAGTCCACCAATCGTGTTATCCAGCATTATTTGAGCTGCAGTTCCCAGTGTCTGGTTGCCCTCAGCAGTTAATGGTTGTGAGGTCATCACTGTGGATACATGAAAATGGGAAGGTGCTAGATTGCCGTATTTGGATGATCCCAGGCGTAAGGCTATGTCTTTCTCAGTTATTATCCCTACTAATTCTTTCTGGTGATTCTGGTTGGTGTTTATAACTGGTAATCTGGATACCTTGTGTTTTTTCATTAGTTTCAGTGCATCGTGAATGTTCTGGTCTTTATCTACAACAACTGCATCTTTTGCCATTATATCTTTGACATGCATTTTAGATTCCCCCAGTTACTGGATTCCACGGATTATATCCGTTTTTGTGATTATTCCCATTAGTTCATCATCTTTCACCACTGGAATTCCGCTGACATCCTTTTTCATCATTAAGTCAGCTGCCATGGCTGCATCTTCATCCTGTCCGATTTTTATGAGGTGGTTGTTCATGATATCACTGGCAGTCAGCATGGATACCTCGCGAACATTTCTCTTCTCTTGTCCGTCGGTTTTGCGCAGGAATGCTATTTTTTCCACACTAACCCCTGTTTCAGGATCTTCTACATTGGCAAATGATATGTTGGCAGAGGTGATGATTCCCACTGGCTCCTTATCTCTGATCACTACAACTTTACCTATCTTTTTGTCTTCCATTAAACTTATCACATGACCTATGCTGTGATTTTCATTAACAGTCACCACTTCATCAGTCATGAGTTGAGATACTTTCCATTTACCCGTGTATTTTTGGTTGTAGAACTCCATGAGGTCACTTTTGGTTACAATTCCCACAACTTCATCTTCATCCACTACTGGAATAGAGCTGATGTCATTTTTGATCATGAGCTCAACTGCTTCCCTTACTTCCTTAAAAGGACTGATAGTCACCGGGTCTGGTGTCATTATTCTGTGGATGGCGATGTTATCTATGGTTCTTCTTTTCCATTTTGGTCCGTTGGACCTCATTTTTCTTATTAAGTCTTTTTCAGTTAGGATGCCCACTGGTTTACCTTCCGGGTTAACCACTAAAATACGGCTGTAGCCGTGTTTGAGCATGAGGTTTCGGGCGTGACTTACTTGTTCATTTTCTTCAACTAATATTACATCCTCGTTCATTACATCCTCGATTTTCATCATGCTACTCGCCCCTAAAATTTTATTAAAGCAGCAATTAGCTACTTACGGCCCTTAATATGTCACTTTCTGTTATTATTCCCTGTAATTCCCCATTATTGACTACTGGAAGTCCTCCGATGCCTTTTTCTTCCATGATGTCACAGATATCTCCCAGGCGGGTGATGGCTGTGGCGGTGATTACCTCGTGTTCCATGATCTCGGTGATGGTGGTGTTGAGGATTTCCTCGGCACTGTTGGTTATCATGTGTTGGAAGGCACTGTTTTTACCCAGAAATTCCAGTATGTCAGTGGCGGTGACAATACCTACGATCTTATCTTTCTCAGGGTGAGGGGTCTTACGCTCTTCTCCTACTACTGGGATTCTGCGGAGTTTGTTTCTGACCATTATCTTTGATGCGCCTTCAATTCGTGTTCCGGGAGTAGTAGTGATTACATTGTTATGCATGTAGTCTTCCACCACCTCGTCAGTGAGCACTCCCGCCATCAGGAGTACGAAGTCTCTTTCAGATACTATTCCTGCTATTTTATGTTCAGAATCTACTATTGGGAGGGCTCCCACTCCTTTAGTTGTCATTTTAGTGACTGCATTGGTTAGGGAGTCTTTGGTGTTGATGGTTTCCACTTCACGGGTCATTATCATCTTCACCGGTTCATTGATGGCTGCGGGGAAGTTATCTTGGTGTTTTTCTTCCAGGATCTTGTATTTGTCCCCACCTCCCAGAAAGTCCAAAATGTCCATGGAGGTAACTATTCCCAGGAGCTTTTCACTCCCTGGATCAGTTATGGGAAGCCTTCTGAACTTGTTTTTTACCATTGTCTCAGCCGCTTCCTTTATGGTGGCTGTTTGAGGTGCGGTTACCACCTTCTTAGTTGCTATGCTCATCACGTCTCCCTCATGCTGGGATGCGTGGGTTTCAAATTCCAATGGACCACGGTCCATAGATTTCACCAGGTTTATGGTTTGTTTTTTTCTCATCTATACACCTCTAATAAAGAGATAACCTTGATTGAGTTATAAAGTTATCATAATGACTTAAAAATAGTTTAGAACCCATTTTTGATAATTTTTCAGATGATTGGTAGAATATCAGTTGATATAAGACCATAAAATATCTTCTCTTGAAACTATACCAATTAGATCGGCTTCTTTAGCTCTTCGAGGTTCTCTTTTAACATATATTGGATTTTTCACAATGGGTAGGCGTCCAATATCATATTCTAATAACATTTCTGCTGCTTCATGGACGGTGGTGCTGGATGTTGCCACTAACGGAGGGGTTTTCATGATCTTTTCCACCATAACTGCTCCCCTGGTCTCATGGGATTGTGATTCACGACCCATCCGAACATGCCCTGACCTGATGATGTCCATCCGAGTAATGATTCCAATGATCTTATTCTTCTTAATCACTGGAAGACCGGAAAATCCTGTTTCATCCATCCTTTTCCAGACATGAGATATCTGGTCATGGTGATTACAGGTGACTACTTGAGAGTTAAAAACCCCTTCCAGGGTTTGGTCTCTGGGAGTGGCACCATTGTAAAGTAATTTTCTTAGAATATCAGCAACAGTTATTATTCCCACCAGATGCATGTCATCCTGTGATTCAACCACAGGAGCGTATACTGTACCAGCTTCCATGATCTTCCGTGCAAGTGAGGTTAGTTCCATGTCTGGAGTGGCTATGACTAATGGACGTCCCATTATTCCCCTGGCATCTATGTTAGACTTGGTTGAGGAAATATTCAACATGTCCCCACGGGTTATGATACCTTCCAAACGGTTCTGGGATACTACAGGTATGGTGCGGAATCCTTCTTCACGGAATACAGATCTTACTTTGGTGGCAGGGGTATCCGCAGATACGGTGACAGGATCCGGGGTCATTATTTTTCCCACCGGGTTCAAGATTATTCACCCTCTATTTCGTCTTTACACTCCTCACACACGTACTTGCCATCCACTTCTTCCAAGTAGTCAAGGTAATTTCCACATACTTCACAGGTTCCAGGTACGGATTTTTCATTAGAAGAATATTCAATCGGGGTTTCCATCCTGGCATTTTCCACCAGTATCTCAGTGAGTTCTGGTGATACTGTCATGACATCAGTGGAGGTTAATATGCCAACAAGAACTCCATTATTCACAACTGGCAACCTTCTTATCTTGTTTTTTGCCATGGTTCTTGCTGCTTCGTTAAGTTCGCTTCCAGGGTCGATTTCTATGAGGTTTTTAGTCATAACTTCTTGTACAGTTATTTGACTAGCCTGGATATCCCTTGAAACAACCTTAGTTATAATATCACTTTCAGTTACCAGTCCTTCTGGTTCTGAATTACTTTTGATGATAAGACATCCGATGCCCTTCTGGCTCATTATAGCTGCAGCTTGGGCTACGTTTGTATGGGGGTCTACAGTTATTACACTTGAGGTCATTGCGTCGTGTACAGTCATTTGAGTGTCCATTTCCATCTAGATACCTCCTATCTCAGTTTAAGAAACTTATGAACCTGGGGTATAGTTAAAACATCTAAATGTTCTCCTGCTTTCTCAGAAATTTCCAGTAACTTATGAGTTTTCCCAGCCCAAAAATCCATAGGGCTGGCCGGCTGGACAACCAGGGTCAATTTGGATGCGTATGGGATTTCATCCTTTATTCTAGCTGCTATAGAGCTCACAGTCTCTGTATGTGTTGAGGGTTGTACTACCAACTTACAGTAAGTATTTATCCCCTCCTCTATTAATATCTTTATGGATTCTATTTCCCTGTTGAATAGATCATTCCAGTTGGAAAACGCTTTATGTTCAGGTAATTTTATATCTAAAGACACATAGTCTATTAATTCTACTAATTTCGCTATTTCACCAGGTAAAGATCCATTTGTTTCTAAAAGAGCAGGAAAACTGTATTCTTCCAGGAAAATCTTAATAAAATCAGCCTGCATCAGGGGTTCTCCACCAGTGAGTGAAATAGAATGAAAA
This is a stretch of genomic DNA from Methanobacterium petrolearium. It encodes these proteins:
- a CDS encoding CBS domain-containing protein; its protein translation is MHVKDIMAKDAVVVDKDQNIHDALKLMKKHKVSRLPVINTNQNHQKELVGIITEKDIALRLGSSKYGNLAPSHFHVSTVMTSQPLTAEGNQTLGTAAQIMLDNTIGGLTVMDGNQIIGMITKTDFLETCQGRPFNDITVKERMHTSITTIGPQDRLVHARRIIIDKGIGRLPVTEEGQLQGMITAKDIALAMMSFRKVVPDKYKPARIRNLLVEDVMVQNVKTISEESTISEIALIMLDNNFSGLPVVDDQGMTGIITKTDILKLIVELEKSD
- a CDS encoding CBS domain-containing protein — protein: MMKIEDVMNEDVILVEENEQVSHARNLMLKHGYSRILVVNPEGKPVGILTEKDLIRKMRSNGPKWKRRTIDNIAIHRIMTPDPVTISPFKEVREAVELMIKNDISSIPVVDEDEVVGIVTKSDLMEFYNQKYTGKWKVSQLMTDEVVTVNENHSIGHVISLMEDKKIGKVVVIRDKEPVGIITSANISFANVEDPETGVSVEKIAFLRKTDGQEKRNVREVSMLTASDIMNNHLIKIGQDEDAAMAADLMMKKDVSGIPVVKDDELMGIITKTDIIRGIQ
- a CDS encoding CBS domain-containing protein, whose amino-acid sequence is MRKKQTINLVKSMDRGPLEFETHASQHEGDVMSIATKKVVTAPQTATIKEAAETMVKNKFRRLPITDPGSEKLLGIVTSMDILDFLGGGDKYKILEEKHQDNFPAAINEPVKMIMTREVETINTKDSLTNAVTKMTTKGVGALPIVDSEHKIAGIVSERDFVLLMAGVLTDEVVEDYMHNNVITTTPGTRIEGASKIMVRNKLRRIPVVGEERKTPHPEKDKIVGIVTATDILEFLGKNSAFQHMITNSAEEILNTTITEIMEHEVITATAITRLGDICDIMEEKGIGGLPVVNNGELQGIITESDILRAVSS
- a CDS encoding CBS domain-containing protein translates to MTPDPVTVSADTPATKVRSVFREEGFRTIPVVSQNRLEGIITRGDMLNISSTKSNIDARGIMGRPLVIATPDMELTSLARKIMEAGTVYAPVVESQDDMHLVGIITVADILRKLLYNGATPRDQTLEGVFNSQVVTCNHHDQISHVWKRMDETGFSGLPVIKKNKIIGIITRMDIIRSGHVRMGRESQSHETRGAVMVEKIMKTPPLVATSSTTVHEAAEMLLEYDIGRLPIVKNPIYVKREPRRAKEADLIGIVSREDILWSYIN
- a CDS encoding CBS domain-containing protein; the protein is MEMDTQMTVHDAMTSSVITVDPHTNVAQAAAIMSQKGIGCLIIKSNSEPEGLVTESDIITKVVSRDIQASQITVQEVMTKNLIEIDPGSELNEAARTMAKNKIRRLPVVNNGVLVGILTSTDVMTVSPELTEILVENARMETPIEYSSNEKSVPGTCEVCGNYLDYLEEVDGKYVCEECKDEIEGE
- a CDS encoding 7-carboxy-7-deazaguanine synthase QueE, producing the protein MKTRISEIFSSIQGEGKLIGTRQVFVRFSGCNLNCNYCDTPLNRDPDYGTEFDIKTLQKKVDELVTPDFHSISLTGGEPLMQADFIKIFLEEYSFPALLETNGSLPGEIAKLVELIDYVSLDIKLPEHKAFSNWNDLFNREIESIKILIEEGINTYCKLVVQPSTHTETVSSIAARIKDEIPYASKLTLVVQPASPMDFWAGKTHKLLEISEKAGEHLDVLTIPQVHKFLKLR